A single genomic interval of Streptomyces sp. BA2 harbors:
- a CDS encoding MFS transporter, which produces MRHRDRTGHADRRPRAPGRWSRRDDPAGPGDPPRHLRRRAPQQAFGLYGAVLSLGSVLGPLLGGVLTEADRLDLTGMLLSALAVVLIVFPLTEGHAHHWPLWCFAMLGGGFLVLGVFLRHQQRRKDDAPLVVLSLFKGREYSGGLSAQLMLGSFCGLFFMTWTQYLQRGLRMSPFQGVVAFMTLALGELAGATVAMKTSGRFGRRLPQTGVLIALGSMAAYGLQVFSRQGGLTLLAMTVPLLVLGFGLGTIGGPIVDMSLARVPHESAGSASGLFNTAMHLGVALGTALTALVFFSATGGSSEAMVNRDAFIPVLWWAGGVFAVMWALMFALPKHANSQTD; this is translated from the coding sequence GTGCGGCACCGCGACCGAACCGGGCATGCTGATCGCCGCCCGCGTGCTCCAGGGCGGTGGAGCCGCCGTGATGATCCCGCAGGTCCTGGCGACCCTCCACGTCACCTTCGACGGCGAGCACCGCAGCAGGCATTCGGCCTGTACGGGGCCGTCCTGTCGCTCGGCTCCGTCCTGGGCCCTCTCCTGGGCGGCGTGCTCACCGAGGCCGACCGCCTCGATCTCACCGGCATGCTCCTGTCCGCGCTGGCCGTGGTCCTGATCGTCTTCCCGCTCACCGAGGGCCATGCCCACCACTGGCCGCTGTGGTGCTTCGCCATGCTCGGCGGCGGCTTCCTTGTGCTCGGCGTCTTCCTGCGCCACCAGCAGCGCAGGAAGGACGATGCCCCGCTGGTGGTGCTGTCCCTCTTCAAGGGCAGGGAGTACTCCGGCGGCCTGTCGGCGCAGCTGATGCTCGGCTCGTTCTGTGGGCTGTTCTTCATGACCTGGACGCAGTACCTCCAGCGCGGCCTGCGCATGAGCCCGTTCCAGGGGGTCGTGGCCTTCATGACGCTCGCCCTCGGCGAGCTGGCCGGTGCGACGGTCGCGATGAAGACCTCCGGGCGCTTCGGACGCCGCCTGCCCCAAACCGGAGTTCTGATCGCCCTCGGATCGATGGCGGCTTATGGGCTCCAGGTCTTCAGCCGACAGGGCGGCCTCACGCTCCTTGCGATGACCGTCCCCCTTCTGGTGCTCGGGTTCGGCCTCGGCACGATCGGCGGACCGATCGTCGACATGTCGCTCGCCAGGGTTCCGCACGAGAGCGCCGGTTCCGCCTCGGGCCTGTTCAACACCGCGATGCATCTGGGCGTAGCTCTCGGCACCGCGCTGACTGCCCTGGTGTTCTTCTCCGCCACCGGCGGCTCGTCCGAGGCCATGGTCAACCGCGACGCGTTCATCCCCGTGCTCTGGTGGGCCGGCGGTGTCTTCGCCGTGATGTGGGCCCTGATGTTCGCCCTGCCCAAGCACGCGAACAGCCAGACCGACTGA
- a CDS encoding maleate cis-trans isomerase family protein: protein MTYTEDVPYRDNLELVSRLGRADVLAEPIRELVQRGAEAVAYLCTACSFVDGVAGERALCEAMRYYGARQALTTSGAAVDALGAVEARRLAVVHPYQDPVGGLLAAYLRDWGFYIVNFTALALDAVEDVYALEEEQVVEAVVGGDHPEAEAVFISCTALPTYDALPRLERRLGKPVISANQATAWALLGTVGERAHGPRQRLLERVARRDRAR from the coding sequence ATGACCTACACCGAGGACGTTCCCTACCGGGACAATCTGGAGCTGGTCTCCCGCCTGGGCAGAGCGGACGTACTGGCAGAACCGATCCGTGAACTCGTGCAACGTGGCGCGGAAGCAGTGGCGTATCTGTGCACGGCCTGCAGCTTTGTCGACGGCGTGGCGGGGGAGCGGGCGTTGTGCGAAGCGATGAGGTACTACGGTGCGCGGCAGGCGCTGACGACCAGCGGGGCAGCGGTCGACGCGCTCGGTGCGGTTGAAGCCCGCCGTCTGGCAGTTGTCCACCCTTACCAAGACCCCGTCGGTGGCTTGCTTGCCGCCTACCTGCGGGATTGGGGCTTCTACATCGTGAACTTCACAGCGTTGGCATTGGATGCGGTCGAGGACGTCTACGCCCTGGAGGAAGAGCAGGTGGTGGAGGCGGTTGTCGGCGGAGACCACCCCGAGGCCGAGGCGGTCTTCATCAGCTGCACCGCGCTGCCCACCTACGACGCCCTTCCCCGCCTCGAAAGGCGCCTGGGCAAGCCTGTGATCAGTGCAAACCAAGCCACTGCCTGGGCGCTGCTGGGCACCGTCGGCGAGCGAGCACACGGTCCTCGGCAGAGGCTTCTCGAGCGAGTCGCGCGGCGTGACAGGGCTCGTTGA
- a CDS encoding DUF4190 domain-containing protein: protein MSFHDRPQTPGDYDQPPPRTDVRPNNNSLAIAALVLGILAILLFWTVIGGVLLGLLAVIFGIIGARKARGGRAPYGKMSIIGAVLGGLGLIASAVIIAIGASILNSDEYKNFDDCVKHADSQSERDSCARDFDREIND from the coding sequence GACCGTCCCCAGACGCCTGGCGACTACGATCAGCCTCCTCCGCGCACAGATGTGAGGCCGAACAACAACAGCCTGGCGATCGCCGCGCTGGTTCTCGGCATTCTGGCGATCCTGCTCTTCTGGACCGTCATCGGCGGCGTCCTGTTGGGTCTGCTGGCGGTGATCTTCGGCATCATCGGTGCTCGTAAAGCTCGTGGGGGCCGGGCGCCCTACGGCAAGATGTCGATCATCGGCGCGGTGCTCGGCGGGCTGGGTCTGATCGCTTCCGCTGTGATCATTGCGATCGGCGCGTCGATCCTCAACTCCGACGAGTACAAGAACTTCGACGACTGCGTCAAGCACGCCGACTCACAGAGTGAGCGCGACTCGTGCGCAAGGGATTTCGACCGGGAAATCAATGACTGA
- a CDS encoding GNAT family N-acetyltransferase → MPDTRTSELVRMWIDGWVVSRGTSDPIDEPWGWTIDVGQPNHVARHVLPEPSGNDVRKIASATSAPGTWLKLFAEDQAVLPWVGPGWRRDITGFLMACHLVPERPEMPAGYTLTSWTRGGVSRVLVRTGDGHFAARGQIAQAGTHAVVDQVETAAEHRRKGLGGLVMRTLQSTAYEAGAETGLLVGTPEGRALYSSLGWTMHSPMTSLWYEPSGAAR, encoded by the coding sequence TTGCCGGACACCAGGACCAGTGAGCTCGTGCGGATGTGGATCGACGGCTGGGTCGTCTCCCGTGGCACCTCGGACCCGATCGACGAGCCGTGGGGCTGGACGATCGATGTCGGGCAGCCCAACCATGTCGCCCGGCACGTGCTGCCGGAACCATCCGGGAATGATGTACGCAAGATCGCCTCCGCGACGAGCGCGCCCGGGACGTGGCTGAAGCTGTTCGCCGAGGACCAGGCGGTCCTGCCCTGGGTCGGGCCCGGCTGGCGCCGCGACATCACCGGATTCCTGATGGCCTGTCACCTAGTGCCGGAGCGCCCTGAGATGCCGGCCGGATACACGCTCACCAGCTGGACCCGGGGCGGCGTCAGCCGCGTGCTGGTCCGCACGGGCGACGGGCACTTCGCCGCCCGTGGACAGATCGCCCAGGCAGGCACCCATGCCGTGGTCGACCAGGTCGAGACCGCCGCCGAGCACCGGCGCAAGGGCCTCGGCGGTCTGGTGATGCGCACGCTGCAGAGCACCGCGTACGAGGCCGGTGCGGAAACTGGCCTCCTGGTCGGTACGCCCGAGGGCCGGGCGCTCTACTCCTCGCTGGGCTGGACCATGCACTCCCCGATGACGAGCCTCTGGTACGAGCCTTCGGGTGCCGCCCGGTGA
- a CDS encoding GAF and ANTAR domain-containing protein: MTSENHEPPRVSSLVDLLLETETLDGFLHALAEAAMTRAPKATGCGVTLQQAGCVWTVTSAGTSAPDLDEEQYGLGDGPCLQALRTGAEVHVPDLSDEQRWGSYPAHAVAIGARSSLSFPIAAHSDTAGALNLYAPSPHGFEDVDLAPLRALAEQATGAIILAQRMHQACQFTVEVQQALRSRAVIDQATGIIMAQQRCSSSEAFAILRRAAQHRNIKLRDLCTDLITCLTGQPPPDPPGLHPARGG; the protein is encoded by the coding sequence ATGACTTCCGAGAACCATGAACCCCCGAGGGTGTCCAGTCTGGTTGATCTGCTGCTGGAGACCGAAACCCTCGACGGTTTCCTGCACGCTCTGGCCGAAGCGGCGATGACCCGGGCCCCCAAGGCGACCGGGTGCGGCGTCACCCTGCAACAGGCCGGTTGCGTATGGACCGTTACCAGCGCGGGGACCAGTGCCCCGGACCTGGACGAGGAGCAGTACGGGCTGGGAGACGGCCCGTGCTTGCAGGCTCTGCGCACCGGCGCCGAAGTTCACGTGCCGGATCTGAGCGACGAACAGCGCTGGGGCAGCTACCCCGCTCACGCGGTCGCGATCGGAGCACGCTCCTCATTGTCGTTCCCCATCGCCGCGCACTCCGATACCGCTGGCGCCCTGAACCTCTACGCGCCCTCCCCGCATGGCTTCGAAGATGTGGACCTCGCGCCCCTGCGCGCCCTGGCCGAGCAGGCCACCGGCGCGATCATCCTGGCTCAGCGCATGCATCAGGCATGCCAGTTCACCGTGGAGGTGCAGCAGGCGTTGCGCTCACGCGCTGTCATCGATCAGGCCACCGGCATCATCATGGCCCAGCAGCGCTGCTCCAGCTCGGAGGCCTTCGCGATCCTGCGCAGGGCCGCTCAGCACCGCAACATCAAACTTCGCGACCTGTGCACCGACCTGATCACCTGCCTCACCGGCCAACCCCCGCCCGACCCGCCCGGTCTTCACCCCGCCCGCGGTGGATGA
- a CDS encoding bile acid:sodium symporter, which yields MDSPLTTYLLPAVLAVIMFGLGLGLTVADFRRIAAYPRPVACALVCQLVLLPAVCLGLVLAFDLSPALAVGMMLLAASPGGTMANIFSHLFGGDVALNVTLTAINSVIAVVTLPIVVNLSLDHFMSGTDEALGLRFDKTLQVFLVVLVPVAAGMLVRHRHPDFAERSTRMVKVTAVAALIGIIIAALAAERENVLGYLADVGLVAFLFGAISLTVGYGATRLARGDHRQSVATCFEIGMHNTTLSMAIALSPSLLDSTRMAIPSAVYAVLMFPMALTAGFLLRRMAPTDTARTSTSRTPQKPVGPQ from the coding sequence GTGGACTCACCGTTGACCACCTATCTGCTTCCCGCCGTCCTCGCCGTGATCATGTTTGGTCTCGGACTCGGTCTGACCGTGGCCGACTTCCGCAGGATCGCGGCGTATCCGCGGCCTGTGGCCTGCGCGCTCGTCTGCCAGCTGGTGCTGCTGCCCGCCGTCTGCCTGGGCCTGGTGCTCGCCTTCGACCTGAGCCCCGCGCTGGCCGTCGGCATGATGCTGCTCGCGGCGTCTCCCGGCGGCACCATGGCGAACATCTTCAGCCATCTGTTCGGCGGCGACGTCGCCCTCAACGTCACGCTGACCGCCATCAACTCGGTCATCGCCGTCGTCACGCTGCCGATCGTCGTGAATCTCTCCCTCGACCACTTCATGAGCGGCACGGACGAGGCGCTGGGCCTGCGTTTCGACAAGACGCTGCAGGTCTTCCTCGTCGTACTCGTGCCGGTCGCGGCCGGGATGCTGGTGCGACACCGCCATCCGGACTTCGCTGAGCGCTCCACCCGGATGGTCAAGGTGACGGCGGTGGCCGCGCTCATCGGCATCATCATCGCCGCACTCGCCGCCGAACGGGAGAACGTGCTCGGCTACCTCGCCGACGTCGGCCTCGTCGCCTTCCTCTTCGGCGCCATCTCCCTCACCGTCGGCTACGGCGCGACCCGGCTGGCCCGCGGCGATCACCGGCAGTCCGTCGCCACCTGCTTCGAGATCGGCATGCACAACACCACGCTGTCGATGGCGATCGCCCTGAGCCCCTCGCTCCTGGACAGCACCCGGATGGCCATCCCCTCGGCGGTGTACGCGGTTCTCATGTTCCCCATGGCCCTGACCGCCGGCTTCCTGCTGCGCCGCATGGCTCCGACCGATACCGCACGCACCTCCACGAGCCGGACGCCACAAAAGCCGGTGGGCCCGCAGTAA
- a CDS encoding FAD-dependent oxidoreductase: MAARSVDVLVVGSGVVGRSLAFALTAAEPSVRVVLAGDTGGATPAASAAAGAMLSALGEVTDLGVRTRHGRLRTELAIEAAGRWPSWREQIRAQAAAAAPQHDGYGTGTFMILNAVSSALDDASFAAVARTADAYGLPCQETAPADIPGYRPLDNDRALRAWYLPDERFLDARVWLATLDAALAAQPNITRTPAGTLTAGRNGGYLLDTPEGVFTAPRSVVAAGAWTTPILEALDPDLPVVPVLAAAGTALSVTGPAPLPAVIRTPNRAYACGLHTVPQADGALYLGASAHPCLTPTARPTAAALRFLLDTALSQLDHTLAGAGITHTHHGNRPLTLDGHPVIGPTLREGLWVASGTHRDGLHASPVIAATLSDALLAPTTTTGPLPGPLAEFAPCRELIADLTIKEAAAEAAAHHAALASEARMRPPLTGAWPQALADGYAGQLDRAYASMPDGYIPPPDLAPLAYESTGPALAELAASHLARRDRAST, translated from the coding sequence GTGGCTGCACGGAGCGTGGATGTGTTGGTGGTGGGGTCGGGCGTGGTGGGCCGCTCGCTGGCGTTTGCGCTCACGGCAGCGGAGCCTTCGGTCCGGGTGGTGCTGGCCGGTGACACGGGCGGTGCGACGCCGGCGGCGTCGGCTGCGGCGGGGGCGATGCTCAGCGCGCTGGGCGAGGTCACCGACCTCGGGGTACGGACCCGGCACGGCCGACTGCGTACGGAACTTGCGATCGAGGCAGCCGGGCGGTGGCCGTCCTGGCGGGAGCAGATCCGCGCCCAGGCGGCGGCCGCCGCGCCGCAGCACGATGGTTACGGCACCGGCACCTTCATGATCTTGAACGCGGTCTCCTCCGCTCTGGACGACGCCTCGTTCGCCGCCGTCGCCCGCACCGCCGACGCGTACGGTCTGCCCTGCCAGGAGACTGCCCCGGCGGATATCCCGGGCTACCGGCCGCTGGACAACGACCGTGCCCTGCGCGCCTGGTACCTGCCCGATGAGCGCTTTCTCGACGCCCGGGTCTGGCTCGCCACCCTGGACGCCGCCCTGGCCGCGCAGCCCAACATCACCCGAACACCTGCCGGGACCCTCACCGCAGGCCGAAACGGCGGCTATCTCCTGGACACCCCGGAGGGCGTCTTCACCGCTCCGCGCTCGGTAGTTGCGGCAGGCGCCTGGACCACCCCGATCCTCGAAGCCCTCGACCCGGACCTGCCCGTCGTCCCGGTCCTGGCCGCAGCCGGCACCGCGCTGAGCGTGACCGGACCCGCGCCGCTGCCCGCGGTGATCCGCACACCCAACCGCGCCTACGCCTGCGGCCTGCACACCGTCCCCCAGGCCGACGGCGCCCTCTACCTCGGCGCCAGCGCCCACCCATGCCTCACCCCCACGGCCAGGCCCACCGCCGCGGCCCTGCGCTTCCTCCTCGACACCGCCCTCAGCCAGCTCGACCACACCCTGGCCGGGGCCGGCATCACACACACCCACCACGGAAACCGGCCTCTGACTCTGGACGGCCACCCTGTCATCGGCCCCACACTGCGCGAGGGCCTGTGGGTAGCTTCCGGCACCCACCGCGACGGTCTGCACGCCTCCCCCGTGATCGCCGCCACCCTCAGCGACGCACTCCTCGCCCCCACCACCACGACCGGCCCCTTGCCGGGCCCGCTGGCCGAGTTCGCACCATGCCGTGAACTGATCGCCGACCTCACCATCAAAGAGGCGGCTGCCGAGGCCGCCGCGCACCACGCGGCTCTCGCCTCCGAGGCGCGCATGCGGCCCCCGCTGACCGGCGCATGGCCCCAGGCGCTGGCCGACGGCTACGCCGGCCAGCTGGACCGCGCCTACGCCAGCATGCCCGACGGCTACATTCCACCGCCGGACCTCGCCCCCCTCGCCTACGAGAGCACCGGCCCGGCCCTCGCCGAACTGGCCGCATCCCACCTCGCCCGCCGCGACCGCGCCAGCACCTGA
- a CDS encoding GAF and ANTAR domain-containing protein, whose product MWPDGRGDDTAGLKHAMHVLAAAAQGIEPQQLPTVLCETAVELLPVAGASVSLTDGGAVRALWHATDPTAARLAEAQYTLGDGPCQKAVDLVAPVLASDLTQGPEARRWPVFAQQAVELGVRSVSSFPLGTNGLVMGTLDLYRDVVGALTGRNLHVALMARDALTFALLGLSSGRRGSDAGSDVEVRSWVEAAEADHAEVHQAVGMIMVQLGVDPQQALDRLRARAFVQGCTITAMAREVLARTVRFLPETTEVERADWQHGTEEEGR is encoded by the coding sequence ATGTGGCCCGATGGCCGCGGGGATGACACCGCGGGACTCAAGCACGCCATGCACGTCCTGGCGGCGGCCGCGCAAGGAATCGAACCGCAGCAGCTGCCCACGGTCCTGTGCGAGACAGCCGTGGAGTTGCTCCCCGTCGCCGGCGCCTCGGTGTCCCTCACGGACGGCGGCGCCGTGCGGGCCCTGTGGCATGCCACCGACCCCACTGCTGCGCGCCTCGCCGAAGCCCAGTACACGCTCGGAGACGGACCGTGCCAGAAAGCGGTGGATCTGGTGGCACCAGTGCTGGCCTCCGACCTCACCCAGGGCCCCGAAGCCCGGCGGTGGCCCGTCTTCGCCCAGCAGGCCGTCGAACTGGGCGTCCGCTCGGTCTCCTCGTTCCCGCTGGGAACCAACGGCCTGGTCATGGGCACTCTCGACTTGTATCGCGATGTGGTGGGCGCCCTCACCGGCAGAAACCTGCATGTCGCCCTGATGGCGCGCGACGCCCTCACCTTCGCTCTGCTCGGGCTGTCGTCCGGACGCCGGGGCAGCGACGCGGGATCCGACGTCGAAGTACGGTCATGGGTAGAGGCTGCGGAGGCCGATCACGCCGAAGTCCATCAAGCCGTCGGCATGATCATGGTTCAGCTGGGGGTAGATCCACAGCAAGCCCTTGACCGGTTGCGGGCGCGGGCCTTCGTTCAGGGGTGCACGATCACGGCGATGGCGCGCGAGGTCCTCGCCCGCACCGTGCGCTTTCTTCCCGAGACCACAGAGGTGGAGCGAGCCGATTGGCAGCACGGAACTGAAGAAGAGGGACGGTGA
- a CDS encoding chitinase has product MDRVRKGRPGVRQRIGAAIAVGAAAALAVTGLAAPAQSADAGAAGAKAADVNVAKNAGFESDLSNWTCTANSGAAVSSPVHGGTKALRATPSGQNNAECSQIVSVKPNSTYKMSSWVQGSYAYLGARGTGTTDVSTWTPGNSAWQQLSTSFTTGANTTSVTVYTHGWYGQSAYYVDDVSVLGPDGGGGTDPVEIPAVPAGLKAGTTTSTSVDLSWTPVSTATGYTIYRDGTKVASAGGASTTITGLTPETTYNFQVSATNAAGESAKSTAVSVRTPKGSGGGDGGTVPKHALTGYWQNFDNGATVQKLRDVSSQYDIIAVSFADATATPGQITFNLDPAVGYSSTADFKADIAAKRAAGKSVILSVGGEKGTISVNSDASATAFANSAYALMQEYGFDGVDIDLENGLNPTYMTKALRQLSAKAGSKMVLTMAPQTIDMQSTSGGYFQTALNVKDILTVVNMQYYNSGSMLGCDGKVYSQGSVDFLTALACIQLEGGLDPSQVGIGVPASTRGAGSGYVAPSVVNNALDCLTRGTGCGSFKPSKTYPELRGAMTWSTNWDATAGSTWSNSVGPKVHSLP; this is encoded by the coding sequence GTGGACCGTGTACGTAAGGGCAGACCCGGCGTTCGCCAGAGAATCGGCGCGGCAATCGCCGTCGGTGCGGCCGCCGCGCTCGCCGTCACCGGGCTCGCCGCTCCTGCGCAGTCGGCGGACGCCGGTGCGGCGGGCGCCAAGGCGGCAGACGTCAACGTTGCCAAGAACGCCGGGTTCGAGTCGGACCTGAGCAACTGGACGTGCACCGCGAACAGCGGAGCCGCCGTCTCCTCTCCCGTGCACGGCGGCACGAAGGCCCTCAGGGCCACCCCGTCGGGCCAGAACAACGCCGAGTGTTCCCAGATCGTCTCGGTCAAGCCCAACTCCACGTACAAAATGAGCAGTTGGGTGCAGGGCAGCTATGCCTACCTGGGTGCCCGCGGCACAGGTACCACCGACGTGTCGACCTGGACGCCGGGCAACTCGGCCTGGCAGCAGCTCTCCACCAGCTTCACCACCGGCGCGAACACCACGTCGGTCACCGTGTACACCCACGGCTGGTACGGGCAGAGCGCGTACTACGTGGACGACGTGAGCGTCCTTGGACCCGACGGAGGCGGCGGCACCGACCCGGTGGAGATACCGGCTGTGCCGGCCGGCCTCAAGGCGGGCACGACGACATCCACGTCGGTGGACCTGTCCTGGACCCCGGTGTCCACGGCCACCGGCTACACCATCTACCGCGACGGCACGAAGGTCGCCTCGGCCGGCGGCGCCTCCACGACCATCACCGGCCTCACGCCGGAGACCACCTACAACTTCCAGGTGAGCGCCACGAACGCGGCGGGGGAGTCCGCGAAGTCGACGGCGGTGTCCGTACGTACGCCCAAGGGCAGCGGCGGCGGAGACGGTGGCACCGTGCCCAAGCACGCGCTGACCGGCTACTGGCAGAACTTCGACAACGGCGCGACCGTACAGAAACTGCGGGACGTGTCCTCGCAGTACGACATCATCGCCGTCTCCTTCGCCGACGCGACCGCCACGCCGGGCCAGATCACCTTCAACCTCGACCCGGCCGTCGGCTACTCCTCCACCGCCGACTTCAAGGCGGACATCGCCGCGAAACGCGCCGCGGGCAAGTCCGTGATCCTCTCGGTCGGCGGCGAGAAGGGCACCATCTCGGTCAACAGCGACGCCTCCGCGACGGCCTTCGCCAACAGCGCCTACGCGCTGATGCAGGAGTACGGATTCGACGGCGTCGACATCGACCTGGAGAACGGCCTCAACCCCACCTACATGACGAAGGCGCTGCGCCAGCTGTCCGCGAAGGCGGGCTCGAAGATGGTGCTCACGATGGCGCCGCAGACCATCGACATGCAGTCCACTTCGGGCGGGTACTTCCAGACGGCGCTGAACGTGAAGGACATCCTCACGGTCGTCAACATGCAGTACTACAACAGCGGTTCGATGCTTGGCTGTGACGGCAAGGTCTACAGCCAGGGCAGCGTGGACTTCCTGACCGCGCTCGCCTGCATCCAGCTGGAAGGCGGTCTCGACCCCTCGCAGGTCGGGATCGGCGTCCCGGCATCGACGCGCGGCGCGGGCAGCGGTTACGTGGCCCCGTCGGTCGTGAACAACGCCCTCGACTGCCTGACCCGCGGCACCGGCTGCGGCTCCTTCAAGCCGTCGAAGACGTACCCGGAGCTGCGCGGCGCCATGACGTGGTCCACGAACTGGGACGCGACGGCGGGCAGCACGTGGTCGAACTCCGTCGGCCCGAAGGTGCACAGTCTTCCGTAG
- a CDS encoding dihydrofolate reductase family protein has translation MFDIEPQKAAGKVILHFSTSLDGFVAGPNHAMDWLTGVTGREGVEEEYIETTGAVLGGRNGWDRDPSARPYSDDWNGPIFVLTHHPEDATPADGVTFLNCDVAEAVRIGLEAADGKNLEVLSPTIGRQLLERGLIDEINLHIAPILLGDGIRLFDNPGGQPIRLRHSQGSQPFAEIDVRYHPVTEA, from the coding sequence ATGTTCGACATCGAACCGCAAAAGGCTGCCGGCAAGGTCATCTTGCACTTCAGCACGTCGCTGGACGGTTTCGTGGCGGGTCCGAACCACGCGATGGACTGGCTGACCGGGGTCACTGGCCGCGAGGGCGTGGAGGAGGAGTACATCGAGACCACCGGCGCGGTACTGGGCGGGCGGAACGGCTGGGACCGGGACCCAAGCGCCCGACCCTACAGCGACGACTGGAACGGCCCGATCTTCGTCCTCACCCACCACCCCGAAGACGCGACGCCCGCCGACGGCGTCACCTTCCTGAACTGCGACGTGGCCGAGGCAGTGCGCATCGGCCTGGAGGCCGCCGACGGCAAGAACCTCGAAGTCCTCTCCCCGACGATCGGCCGCCAACTGCTCGAACGCGGCCTGATCGACGAAATCAACTTGCACATCGCACCCATCCTGCTCGGCGACGGCATCCGGCTGTTCGACAACCCCGGCGGACAGCCGATCCGACTGCGCCACTCCCAAGGCTCACAACCCTTTGCCGAGATCGATGTGCGATACCACCCCGTTACGGAAGCGTAG
- a CDS encoding GNAT family N-acetyltransferase encodes MNWLIHDYRESDLAAVVHLMDTTAELGQESVFSVAECISALTSRQPGVVAVHQGVPIGTALACVAGERAWVMRIAIAPAWRGRGLASALLVELERRLVAARVGRIAYVLPEEDLFGDGLLNAGYTRRPAVAYFEKVEPVHGPAASLLDDLGGRLLPGDLWAKVVGMEREKDLIERRVVLPLAEPERAARHGVRPPRAVGLFGPPGTGKTTFARAIASRLGWPFVEILPSRLADGGNLAAALRSAFAAIAELERVLVFIDEVEEIAPVRQEPAQPGGMHGVTNELLKLIPGFRERDERLLVCATNSIRSLDPAFLRPGRFDYLIPIGTPDKAARAAIWSRYTDGRPEVDIDELVAASDLFTPADIEHAARIAAQNSFERDLVSAGGQPAATEALPGASTAGYLEAIAQCRPTVTPQMINQFESDITTHARF; translated from the coding sequence GTGAACTGGCTGATCCATGACTACCGTGAGAGCGACCTCGCCGCGGTGGTCCACCTGATGGACACCACGGCCGAGCTCGGCCAGGAATCCGTCTTCTCCGTGGCGGAGTGCATCAGTGCCCTGACCTCCCGCCAGCCGGGCGTCGTCGCTGTCCACCAGGGCGTACCCATCGGGACGGCCCTCGCCTGTGTGGCCGGGGAGCGGGCCTGGGTGATGCGGATCGCGATCGCCCCGGCCTGGCGGGGGCGGGGCCTGGCCAGCGCGCTCCTGGTCGAACTCGAGCGCCGCCTGGTCGCCGCGCGGGTCGGCCGTATCGCCTACGTCCTGCCCGAGGAGGACCTGTTCGGCGATGGACTCCTCAACGCGGGCTACACCCGTCGGCCCGCCGTCGCCTATTTCGAAAAGGTCGAGCCGGTGCACGGGCCCGCCGCCAGTCTCCTCGATGACCTCGGCGGCCGGTTGCTGCCCGGTGACCTGTGGGCCAAGGTCGTCGGCATGGAGCGGGAGAAGGACCTGATCGAACGGCGGGTCGTGCTTCCGCTCGCCGAGCCGGAGCGTGCGGCGCGACACGGTGTGCGCCCGCCGCGGGCGGTGGGTCTGTTCGGCCCGCCGGGTACCGGCAAGACGACCTTCGCACGCGCGATCGCCTCGCGGCTCGGCTGGCCGTTCGTGGAGATCCTGCCCTCGCGGCTGGCCGACGGGGGCAATCTGGCGGCGGCACTGCGCTCCGCATTCGCAGCGATCGCTGAACTGGAACGAGTCCTGGTCTTCATCGACGAGGTCGAAGAGATCGCCCCGGTCCGCCAGGAACCGGCGCAGCCCGGCGGGATGCACGGGGTGACCAACGAACTGCTCAAGCTCATCCCGGGTTTCCGGGAGCGCGACGAACGGCTCCTGGTCTGTGCGACGAACTCGATCCGCTCCCTGGATCCGGCCTTCCTGCGGCCCGGTCGTTTCGACTACCTGATCCCGATCGGTACGCCGGACAAGGCGGCCCGGGCGGCGATCTGGTCGCGCTACACCGACGGCCGACCGGAGGTGGACATTGACGAACTGGTGGCAGCGAGCGACCTGTTCACGCCCGCTGACATCGAGCACGCCGCCCGGATCGCCGCCCAGAACTCCTTCGAGCGCGATCTGGTCTCGGCCGGCGGGCAGCCGGCCGCCACGGAGGCACTGCCGGGCGCGAGCACGGCGGGGTATCTGGAGGCGATCGCCCAGTGCCGTCCTACGGTGACGCCTCAGATGATCAACCAGTTCGAGTCGGACATCACCACGCACGCCCGGTTCTGA